The following coding sequences lie in one Candidatus Nitrospira allomarina genomic window:
- the coaD gene encoding pantetheine-phosphate adenylyltransferase encodes MTIGIYPGTFDPITRGHTDVIARSLRLVEQVIVAVAPNPRKAPLFDLDERVQLAKIATSDLKGVTVEPFDGLLVNYVRKRGALAIIRGLRAVSDFEHEFQMALLNRKLDSSLETVFLMSSEEFSYLTSSMVKEVASVGGPLHHFLHPEVADWLQGRLRRNAK; translated from the coding sequence ATGACCATTGGCATATATCCAGGAACATTTGATCCTATTACCCGAGGCCATACGGATGTCATTGCTCGAAGCCTCAGGCTTGTCGAGCAGGTGATCGTCGCCGTGGCCCCCAACCCTCGAAAAGCCCCTTTGTTTGACTTGGACGAACGAGTCCAATTGGCCAAAATCGCCACAAGCGACCTCAAGGGTGTCACGGTTGAACCATTCGACGGTTTACTGGTGAACTACGTCAGGAAACGCGGGGCTTTAGCTATTATTCGTGGACTAAGAGCCGTGTCAGATTTCGAACATGAATTTCAAATGGCCCTGCTGAATCGAAAACTTGACTCTAGTCTGGAAACCGTCTTTCTGATGTCGAGTGAGGAATTTTCGTATCTCACCTCCAGCATGGTCAAAGAGGTCGCCTCGGTTGGCGGTCCCCTCCACCATTTCCTTCATCCCGAGGTTGCCGATTGGCTCCAGGGTCGATTACGGAGAAATGCCAAATGA
- a CDS encoding OmpH family outer membrane protein: MKKMCVNGLTKIVGVLFITGICILSVASAQHALAAGKDSFRVGVLDPQTVIEKSKAGSRALAALKEHAQARETVMKNDQKELESLQEELKAAESNSKLSEEEQKRKQERFAQKYQAWQKQGQDFQNELGQKQKDLVQEYMKKIEEATSAVAARHGFDVVIDKGSENTLKIVLYNRDGLDLTNEVVKEFDRRFK; the protein is encoded by the coding sequence ATGAAGAAGATGTGTGTGAATGGTTTGACAAAAATTGTTGGGGTCCTATTCATCACCGGCATCTGTATCCTGAGTGTGGCTTCGGCACAGCACGCCCTTGCCGCTGGAAAAGATTCCTTCCGCGTCGGTGTCCTTGATCCTCAGACCGTAATTGAAAAGTCAAAAGCGGGAAGTCGGGCCTTGGCGGCTTTAAAGGAACATGCCCAGGCCAGAGAAACCGTGATGAAAAACGATCAAAAGGAATTAGAGAGTCTTCAGGAAGAACTCAAAGCCGCAGAGTCCAACTCCAAGCTGAGTGAGGAGGAGCAAAAACGCAAACAAGAACGGTTTGCACAAAAATATCAAGCCTGGCAAAAACAGGGTCAGGATTTTCAAAATGAACTCGGTCAAAAGCAAAAAGATCTGGTTCAGGAATATATGAAGAAAATCGAAGAAGCCACAAGTGCCGTCGCCGCACGCCATGGCTTTGATGTGGTCATTGATAAAGGTAGTGAAAATACTTTAAAAATTGTGCTCTACAATAGAGATGGGTTAGATCTCACAAATGAAGTCGTAAAGGAATTTGACCGTCGATTCAAATAG
- a CDS encoding STAS domain-containing protein: MLTVREHVRQDTKVLELSGRFDYDSKLGLEVAILGAQEIGCHHIILNFSNITWIDSMGLGQMFLWYHRMKPDRIRLSIVSPQSHVRELLEYANLPQVIPIYQSEEEAVGGGGR, translated from the coding sequence ATGCTGACTGTCAGGGAACATGTTCGCCAGGATACAAAAGTTCTTGAGTTATCCGGTCGTTTTGATTATGACTCTAAGCTTGGGCTCGAAGTGGCTATTTTGGGTGCTCAGGAGATAGGATGTCATCATATTATTCTTAATTTCTCAAACATTACCTGGATTGACTCGATGGGATTGGGGCAGATGTTTCTTTGGTACCATCGGATGAAGCCCGATCGCATTCGATTGAGTATTGTGAGCCCTCAATCCCATGTAAGAGAGTTGCTTGAATATGCTAACCTGCCTCAGGTGATTCCCATCTATCAGTCCGAGGAAGAGGCTGTCGGAGGCGGCGGGCGCTAA
- a CDS encoding pyridoxal phosphate-dependent aminotransferase: MNLASRTTRITPSPTLQLSATVKALIAQGQQVFDFTAGEPSLDSPEEAKEAAFQAIRSGFTKYTAVTGIDDLKEAIIEKFQRDQGLTYSKSQILVSCGAKHTLFNLALALFEAGDEVIIPAPYWVSYPEQILVADAKPVILPTSESSGYAIDVKALESVVSDRTKAIILNSPCNPTGSMYDRKTLEGIAQIALQHDLLIISDEIYEKMVYDRHQHYSIASLGTDIAKNTIIVNGVSKTYSMTGWRIGYAAGPETLIKAMGDIQSQSTSNPSSISQKAAIGAIRGADAFIEHMVKELDMRRTAIVEGLNRIPGIHCPMPAGAFYAFPSVAQLLGRRFKGESLSTPLAFANFFLKEAQVACVPGEPFGSPTHLRFSYTGTLEVIEEGLQHLTEAVAKLE, translated from the coding sequence ATGAACCTTGCCTCGCGAACGACCCGCATTACCCCCTCCCCCACCTTGCAACTCTCCGCAACGGTGAAAGCCCTGATCGCGCAAGGGCAGCAGGTCTTCGACTTTACTGCAGGAGAACCTTCCCTGGATTCTCCTGAAGAGGCCAAAGAGGCCGCCTTTCAAGCCATTCGCTCCGGCTTCACCAAGTATACGGCCGTCACCGGTATTGATGATTTAAAAGAGGCCATCATTGAAAAATTTCAGCGTGATCAGGGGTTGACCTACTCAAAATCGCAAATCCTGGTATCGTGTGGAGCCAAACACACCTTATTTAATCTTGCATTGGCATTGTTTGAGGCCGGAGATGAAGTGATTATTCCCGCACCCTATTGGGTCTCCTATCCTGAACAAATCCTTGTGGCAGACGCCAAGCCCGTCATTCTCCCGACTTCCGAGTCGTCCGGCTATGCCATTGACGTGAAGGCGCTGGAATCGGTAGTCAGTGACCGCACGAAGGCGATCATTCTGAATTCTCCGTGTAATCCGACCGGGAGCATGTATGATCGGAAAACTTTGGAAGGTATTGCGCAGATAGCGCTCCAACATGATCTGCTCATCATTTCTGATGAAATTTACGAAAAGATGGTTTACGACCGCCACCAACACTATAGTATCGCATCACTTGGAACAGACATTGCCAAGAACACCATCATTGTGAATGGGGTGTCAAAAACCTATTCCATGACGGGATGGCGGATTGGCTATGCCGCCGGCCCCGAGACGTTGATCAAAGCCATGGGTGACATCCAAAGCCAAAGCACCTCAAACCCCAGCTCTATCTCCCAAAAAGCAGCGATTGGAGCCATCCGGGGGGCAGATGCGTTTATTGAACATATGGTGAAAGAGTTGGATATGCGACGAACGGCCATTGTCGAAGGGTTAAATCGGATCCCGGGTATTCACTGTCCTATGCCTGCAGGCGCATTCTATGCTTTCCCGAGCGTTGCTCAACTCCTGGGCCGTCGGTTTAAGGGAGAATCCTTATCCACGCCGTTGGCTTTTGCCAATTTTTTTCTTAAAGAGGCCCAAGTGGCGTGCGTTCCTGGTGAACCGTTTGGCAGTCCCACGCATCTGCGGTTTTCCTATACCGGAACTTTGGAGGTCATTGAAGAAGGCTTACAACACCTTACCGAGGCCGTAGCTAAACTTGAATAG
- a CDS encoding TIM-barrel domain-containing protein: MLLIGNLACAAGPIPLTIEQKDNVLVVFRDQQPIMVIQDIMLDFHSWDDVQLNRKSNSFYRLQLMYRDVDSDEEIESIYDSTVIIDIKADQAGLHFSSDADWFSHVNIFMEDLGGHMFGVKQTTEPYNQKSPDLRGLVQDVNAIAEHNRFRSDYATAVSPMFFSTKGYVSFFNTFAEGRYQFAMNGRTELYHAATQFNWHILDAPTLDHGLVNYYQLIGAPKQVPLWSTGPVIWRDVHKRGKQDVLDDTRRFTEMKIPFTGLFVDRPYSDGAHGWSEMNFGSGFSNPQEWIKVLHEDYHINLMTWIAPMTFGEQNFPGRMAGYKGYFDLSNPQAVKEFSRRLTDLQYKVGVQGHKMDRADENFPYDESWYDGTPILERRSKFIWLYAKHTHEALADYWGEDQFNFARAAVHGTQPYLSAIWAGDVRTNWEGLRSNMANAIRASYLGFPNWGTDAGGFTGNTGLISEDLYLRWIQFGLWTGFFEVKLDGASGRGTDRAPWRYSESFQGLYRHVFEERMGLMPYIYSLLNTAAEQGTLMKPLAGIYPDDEQTYAIWDQYQFGPSLLVAPIYNQEPIRKVYLPEGNWIDYYNGSNHSGKQWLEVEVAREHVPIFVKANSLLVKGNIYKANDRTWNQATPHLDIFYYPQRNASANTTFTVMDAGDTNKLKTINAKISGNKVTLSIPGNSYGGKVHIFPSDGSRHVRDYPVNKDTIITLELL, translated from the coding sequence GTGTTATTGATTGGCAATCTCGCCTGTGCTGCCGGCCCTATACCGTTAACGATTGAGCAAAAGGACAACGTATTGGTGGTGTTCCGGGATCAACAGCCCATCATGGTGATTCAAGATATCATGCTGGATTTTCACTCCTGGGATGATGTCCAGCTCAATAGGAAAAGTAACAGTTTCTATCGCCTCCAACTGATGTACCGTGATGTAGATAGCGATGAAGAGATAGAATCCATTTACGATTCAACAGTCATCATTGATATTAAGGCTGATCAGGCAGGATTGCATTTTTCCAGTGATGCTGACTGGTTTTCCCATGTCAATATTTTCATGGAAGACCTCGGCGGACATATGTTTGGGGTGAAACAAACCACCGAGCCTTATAATCAAAAATCTCCGGATTTGAGGGGGTTGGTGCAGGATGTCAATGCGATCGCAGAACACAACCGGTTTCGTTCCGACTATGCCACCGCTGTTTCGCCAATGTTCTTTAGTACTAAAGGGTATGTGAGCTTTTTTAATACGTTCGCTGAAGGCCGTTATCAGTTTGCGATGAACGGTCGGACCGAGTTATACCACGCTGCCACACAGTTCAATTGGCATATTCTTGATGCACCAACGTTGGATCATGGATTGGTCAACTATTATCAGCTCATTGGTGCACCCAAACAGGTTCCGCTTTGGAGTACCGGTCCCGTGATCTGGCGTGACGTTCACAAGCGAGGTAAGCAGGATGTTCTTGATGACACGAGACGCTTCACTGAGATGAAAATCCCCTTCACGGGGTTGTTTGTCGATCGCCCCTATAGTGATGGTGCACATGGTTGGTCAGAAATGAATTTTGGTAGCGGCTTTTCCAACCCTCAGGAGTGGATAAAAGTATTACATGAGGACTACCACATTAATTTAATGACCTGGATTGCGCCGATGACGTTTGGCGAACAGAATTTTCCGGGGCGCATGGCAGGGTATAAAGGGTACTTTGATCTCAGCAACCCTCAGGCTGTCAAGGAATTTTCGCGGCGCTTAACCGACCTCCAGTACAAAGTGGGCGTGCAGGGCCATAAAATGGATCGGGCGGATGAGAACTTTCCCTATGACGAAAGCTGGTACGACGGCACGCCGATTCTGGAGCGGCGCAGTAAATTCATTTGGCTCTATGCCAAGCATACCCATGAGGCGCTGGCCGATTACTGGGGCGAAGACCAGTTTAATTTTGCCCGTGCGGCGGTACATGGCACGCAGCCGTATTTGAGTGCGATCTGGGCAGGGGATGTCAGGACAAATTGGGAGGGCTTGCGCAGCAATATGGCCAATGCCATCCGCGCCAGTTATCTGGGGTTCCCCAATTGGGGTACGGATGCCGGAGGGTTTACCGGCAATACTGGCTTAATCAGTGAAGACCTTTATCTGCGATGGATTCAATTTGGCCTATGGACTGGTTTTTTTGAGGTAAAGCTGGATGGCGCCAGTGGTCGCGGTACAGATCGGGCCCCCTGGCGGTACTCGGAGTCATTTCAAGGCTTGTATCGCCACGTTTTTGAAGAGCGCATGGGGTTGATGCCTTATATTTATTCGCTGCTTAATACCGCAGCCGAGCAGGGAACCTTGATGAAACCGCTTGCGGGCATTTATCCCGATGACGAACAAACCTATGCCATCTGGGACCAGTACCAGTTTGGGCCCTCGTTATTGGTAGCACCTATTTATAATCAAGAACCCATTCGAAAAGTATATCTGCCGGAGGGAAACTGGATTGATTACTACAACGGCTCTAATCATTCCGGAAAACAATGGCTCGAGGTAGAAGTGGCGAGAGAGCATGTGCCCATTTTTGTGAAGGCCAACAGTTTGCTAGTCAAAGGAAATATCTATAAGGCGAATGACAGGACCTGGAACCAAGCGACTCCCCATCTGGATATTTTCTATTACCCCCAGCGAAACGCCAGCGCAAATACCACTTTTACTGTTATGGACGCCGGCGATACCAACAAACTTAAGACAATAAATGCCAAAATATCTGGTAACAAAGTCACCCTATCGATACCAGGTAATAGTTATGGCGGTAAAGTTCATATTTTCCCGAGTGATGGCTCAAGGCATGTCAGGGATTATCCCGTTAACAAGGACACGATCATCACCCTCGAGTTGCTCTGA
- the radC gene encoding RadC family protein: protein MNDPQLKKGIQSWPEKERPRELLLNNGAQGLSDAQLVAILLRIGRPDSSAVDVALDLLTRLKGLRGLANRSLQELCVVPGIGPAKAAQILAAVELGKRALAVPLTAGLRIHHSHDIYQHYYPLLRDLRHEVFKALLLDAKHGLIRDVTISEGSLTVSIVHPREVFNLAVRESAAAVIFVHNHPSGDPHPSEEDHALTRRLMAAGEILGIRVLDHIVIGDGRYVSFADEGFLLSSTPIVDH, encoded by the coding sequence ATGAATGACCCACAACTCAAGAAAGGCATCCAATCCTGGCCTGAGAAGGAACGCCCTCGCGAACTCCTTCTGAACAATGGCGCTCAGGGTTTATCAGATGCTCAACTGGTGGCCATCCTTCTACGAATTGGTCGACCGGATTCCTCGGCAGTGGATGTGGCATTGGACCTTCTCACTCGGCTTAAGGGGCTCCGGGGTCTGGCCAATCGAAGCCTGCAGGAACTGTGTGTTGTTCCAGGTATTGGTCCTGCAAAGGCCGCCCAGATTCTCGCAGCCGTTGAGTTGGGAAAGCGGGCATTGGCGGTTCCGTTAACTGCGGGATTACGGATTCATCATAGCCACGATATTTATCAACACTACTACCCTCTGTTGCGAGATCTTCGGCATGAGGTCTTTAAAGCACTGTTGTTAGATGCCAAACACGGCCTTATCCGGGATGTTACCATTTCCGAGGGAAGTTTGACCGTCAGTATTGTCCATCCACGGGAAGTGTTCAATCTGGCCGTACGAGAATCTGCGGCGGCAGTTATCTTTGTCCACAATCATCCAAGTGGTGACCCTCATCCCAGCGAGGAGGATCATGCCTTAACCCGTCGACTTATGGCAGCAGGGGAAATTTTGGGTATCCGGGTATTGGATCATATTGTTATTGGAGATGGGCGCTATGTGAGTTTTGCGGACGAAGGCTTTCTTCTTTCCTCAACGCCCATTGTTGACCATTGA
- the gatA gene encoding Asp-tRNA(Asn)/Glu-tRNA(Gln) amidotransferase subunit GatA yields MSLFKLTLKELQSKFTAGEISAVDIARSYLLRLNQVEPKIKAYITLTPKETLLHQAKAIDDGLKAWRKTQPLMGMPLGIKDNICTEGIRTTCGSRMLENFVPPYDASVMDRLRTHQPLILGKTNLDEFAMGSSTEHSAFGPSRNPWNQKYIPGGSSGGSAAAVAADECVAALGSDTGGSIRQPAACCGVVGLKPTYGRVSRFGLVAFASSLDQIGPITKTVTDAAILLNAIAGFDPMDSTSANRDCPDFTKAVKKKDIKKLIIGVPREYFAEGLDSEVSEKVQDAIQVMQELGGTIQEVTLPSTERAIATYYLIATAEASSNLARYDGVRFGFRAKESQELAEMYRNTRSQGFGPEVKRRIMLGTYALSAGYYEAYYGKAQAVRSLIQQEFDAVFQEVDLLVSPVMPTPAFQLGERLDDPLQMYLSDIYTIPASLSGLPAMSVPCGMSKMGLPIGLQLMGRPFEEAMVLRAAYAYEQATDWRMKRPVIRS; encoded by the coding sequence ATGTCTCTATTTAAACTTACGCTAAAAGAGCTTCAGAGTAAATTCACCGCTGGCGAGATTAGTGCTGTGGATATTGCCAGATCTTATTTGCTGCGGCTCAACCAGGTAGAGCCCAAAATCAAAGCCTATATTACCTTGACACCCAAAGAGACGCTGCTCCATCAAGCCAAAGCGATTGATGATGGGCTGAAAGCCTGGAGAAAAACACAGCCCCTCATGGGCATGCCATTGGGCATTAAAGATAATATTTGTACAGAAGGGATCCGGACGACTTGTGGATCTCGAATGTTGGAAAACTTTGTTCCTCCCTATGACGCCTCAGTGATGGACCGTCTTCGAACTCACCAACCCTTGATTCTGGGCAAAACCAATCTGGATGAATTTGCCATGGGGTCGTCCACGGAACATTCAGCGTTCGGGCCGTCCAGGAATCCGTGGAATCAAAAGTATATTCCGGGAGGATCCAGTGGAGGATCGGCGGCTGCGGTGGCCGCCGATGAATGTGTGGCGGCATTAGGTTCCGATACCGGAGGGTCGATTCGGCAACCGGCCGCTTGTTGCGGGGTGGTTGGGTTAAAGCCAACCTATGGGCGAGTGTCTCGCTTTGGATTAGTTGCCTTTGCCTCATCTTTGGATCAAATCGGTCCTATTACCAAAACCGTGACTGATGCCGCTATCCTGCTGAATGCCATTGCCGGATTTGACCCCATGGATTCGACTTCCGCTAATCGTGACTGCCCGGATTTCACCAAAGCCGTGAAAAAGAAAGACATCAAAAAACTCATTATCGGAGTGCCGCGGGAATATTTTGCCGAGGGTCTTGATTCTGAAGTCTCCGAGAAGGTTCAAGATGCCATACAGGTGATGCAGGAGCTAGGCGGCACCATTCAAGAAGTAACGTTGCCTTCCACTGAACGGGCCATAGCGACCTATTACCTCATTGCCACGGCAGAGGCCAGCTCTAACTTGGCTCGCTATGATGGGGTCAGGTTTGGGTTTCGTGCCAAGGAATCCCAGGAATTGGCAGAGATGTATCGGAACACTCGGTCGCAAGGGTTTGGCCCTGAAGTGAAACGGCGTATCATGTTGGGAACCTATGCCCTGAGTGCGGGGTATTACGAGGCGTATTATGGGAAAGCTCAAGCCGTTCGCTCATTGATTCAACAGGAATTTGATGCCGTGTTCCAGGAAGTCGATCTGTTGGTGAGTCCGGTCATGCCGACGCCGGCCTTTCAATTAGGAGAGCGATTGGACGATCCCCTGCAGATGTATTTGTCCGACATTTATACGATTCCTGCGAGTTTGTCCGGACTTCCAGCGATGTCGGTTCCCTGTGGGATGAGTAAAATGGGACTTCCTATCGGATTACAACTGATGGGGCGTCCATTTGAAGAAGCCATGGTCCTGCGTGCGGCCTATGCCTATGAACAAGCCACGGACTGGCGAATGAAACGACCTGTGATTCGGTCATGA
- the rsmD gene encoding 16S rRNA (guanine(966)-N(2))-methyltransferase RsmD: MKPSSIRIVAGQFKGRTIPTLPGRTTRPTSQRAREALFSILGGQIQDATVADLFAGTGAVGLEALSRGATKALFVEQNPLAGTSIQQMLTQLKVAVSSQVLIEDVSLAIQNSILVGWRPFDMIFMDPPYRLPNVQQILHYLEEADVMAPTGRIIYEHFHKTTPPIPLGKWSLIRTVRYGDTALTFYRPIPQTPKDLDQ, encoded by the coding sequence ATGAAACCATCTTCTATCCGGATCGTTGCAGGGCAATTTAAAGGTCGAACAATCCCTACACTTCCTGGGCGAACCACCCGTCCGACCTCCCAACGAGCAAGAGAAGCGTTATTTTCTATTTTAGGTGGCCAGATTCAGGATGCCACCGTGGCTGACCTTTTCGCCGGGACAGGGGCGGTGGGACTGGAAGCCTTAAGCCGTGGAGCCACGAAGGCACTCTTTGTTGAGCAAAATCCATTGGCCGGAACCAGTATTCAGCAGATGCTTACTCAACTGAAAGTCGCCGTCTCAAGCCAGGTTCTCATTGAGGATGTGTCACTCGCCATACAAAATTCAATTTTGGTAGGATGGCGTCCGTTTGACATGATATTCATGGACCCGCCTTACCGGCTCCCGAATGTTCAACAGATCTTGCATTATTTAGAAGAAGCGGACGTTATGGCCCCGACCGGCCGAATCATTTATGAACATTTTCATAAAACCACTCCTCCAATTCCCCTTGGGAAATGGTCGCTTATTCGAACCGTTCGCTATGGGGATACGGCGTTGACGTTTTACCGGCCCATTCCTCAGACCCCAAAAGATCTTGACCAATGA
- the gatC gene encoding Asp-tRNA(Asn)/Glu-tRNA(Gln) amidotransferase subunit GatC produces the protein MATITQKEVEHVAQLARLELTEAEKPMFADQLNHILSYVDQLQGVSTEGVPLTASVAHEEPVFREDSPHECLSVEKALANAPESHNGFFVVPNILGK, from the coding sequence ATGGCCACCATTACTCAAAAAGAAGTCGAACATGTCGCCCAATTAGCCCGCTTAGAGTTAACGGAAGCGGAAAAACCCATGTTCGCGGACCAATTGAATCATATTTTATCGTATGTGGACCAATTGCAAGGGGTATCAACGGAGGGCGTCCCTCTCACGGCTTCTGTCGCGCATGAGGAACCGGTGTTCCGTGAGGATAGCCCACACGAATGTTTGTCTGTGGAGAAGGCGCTGGCCAATGCCCCAGAGTCACATAATGGATTTTTTGTCGTCCCGAATATTTTAGGAAAATAG
- the panD gene encoding aspartate 1-decarboxylase — MYRQLLRCKIHRATVTGSSLEYEGSLTIDEDLMERAGIMSYEAVMVSNLNNGERFSTYALPGTRGKGEIILNGPTARLGVIGDKVIIFCYELFNDEEAKRHVPQIIQVDHQNKVK; from the coding sequence ATGTATCGACAACTGTTACGATGTAAAATTCACCGAGCGACCGTCACCGGTTCCAGTCTGGAGTATGAGGGTAGTTTAACGATTGACGAAGATCTGATGGAGAGAGCGGGTATAATGTCCTATGAAGCGGTGATGGTATCCAATCTGAATAACGGAGAGCGGTTTTCGACTTACGCGCTTCCGGGTACCCGGGGGAAGGGAGAGATCATTTTAAATGGTCCCACAGCCCGGTTGGGAGTGATTGGCGATAAGGTCATTATTTTTTGTTATGAATTATTTAATGACGAAGAAGCCAAACGGCACGTCCCTCAAATTATCCAAGTCGATCACCAGAATAAAGTAAAGTAA